The following nucleotide sequence is from Halobacillus mangrovi.
TACTGGAGATGCTTCGGCAGAGATCGAAAAGTTATTAATAAAAGTGGGAAGTAATGTAAACGCGGATGTTTTAAAGGTTGGTCACCATGGAAGCAATACCTCTACTTCAGAGGAATGGGTCAAGCATGTTTCACCTTCTGTCGCTTTAATTTCTGCAGGTTTGGATAATCGTTATGGGCACCCTCATGAAGAAGTGGTGGAAAGGTTATCCGCTCAAGGTGTTGTATTATTTTCAACCCCTGATTATGGTGCTGTTCAATATGATTTCTCTTCGCAAAGAGGAACATTTTCCAGCTTCCTACCGTATAATGCGAGCAGAGAATAAAAAAAGACTGCTGATGCAGTCTCTTCACTTTTGTATTCAATTATTGTCCGATTACTGAGAATACAACTCCGATAAAGAAAATGACGAAAAAGAAAACAAAGGAAAATACAAAACCTAAACCAGAGTCGATAACGTCATTAGTTTTGGACTGGATATCCTTCCTGAATTCGTTCATTGTGACCCCTCCTATATCAATTATTAAGTATAAGCTAAATTAGTGTAAAAATCTACATGGAACTAGAAGGAAAAAAATTTTCTCTTGGTTCATACGTTTTGCCACTGCTAGCAAGACTTGTCACAGATAATTATTTCATATGAGGTCAAACTACATTCAAGAGGAACAACATCGTCCTCTTCAGAAGTACCCGGGACTTCTGGAATGGCGTTTATATAGATGGTTTATGCGGCGACTGTGATCACTTTTTTGACAGATATGTCATTGCACAATAAAATAGTGACACTGACCACTTAAGTGGGTCGCCGTATTTATTTTTTGTGAGAGAGGATTATGGATAAAATGGGAAATCCAAAACAATCACACGTATTTTTATTATATGGAGAAGAATCTTATTTAATCCAGGAGAATAAAAATAAAATCATTGAAAAGACATTAAAGAAAGAGGATCGAGAATTTAATATTTCTCAATATGATTTAGAAGAGACACCAATTGAAGATGCCATTACAGACGCAGAAACCTTCCCTTTTTTGGGAGATGGAAAGGTTGTCATCGCTTATCACCCTGTTTTTTTAAAAGCAAAGCCGGACAAGCTAGCTTTTGAACATGATACAGATGCATTTCTTGAATACATAGAAAATCCTGCTGATTATACAGTTCTTATTGTCATTGCCCCATATGAAAAACTGGATGAAAGAAAAAAAATATTTAAATCCTTAAAAAAGAATGCAGAGATTATATCCTGTCAGCCAGTCAAGGAATGGGATATGGATAAATGGGTGCAGACATTAGCGAGTGAGTTGAATATTACTATTCCTGAAGAGATTCATGAGCTTTTTGCACAAGAGGTTGGTACGAACTTGATGACATTAAGAAAAGAAATGGAGAAACTAGCTTTAAATGTAGGCGAAGGCGGAGTAGTGACAAAAGAATTAGCTGAACAGCTACTTTCTCATAGCGCAGAAGCTTCTGGATTAAAGCTTGTAGACGCTGTAATGGAAAAGAACCTTGCAAGAGCCATTCAGATATATAAAGATCTCGAGAAATTGAGTGAAGAGCCGATTGCGCTTACAGCTCTGCTCGCTTCTCAATTTCGAATTATCAGTCAAGCGAAGGTCTTGAAGCAGAAAGGGTACGCCCAAAATCAAATGCGAGCCTATATTAAGGCTCACCCTTATGTCATAAAAATGGCCTTAAAAAGGGAACGGTATTTCACTTCTGAGGAATTAGACAGAATTATGGAAGAGCTTGCTGAAACAGATTATATTTTAAAACAAGGGAAAATGGAAAAATCCTTAGCATTTGAAATGCTTCTCTATCGATTAATTCACATTAAACAACAGAAAATTTCTATTTAGTAAAGAAGCCATCCAGATAGACTGGATGGCTTCTTTTAAGTAAAAACGACCCATTCTAATGGATCGTCTGTTGGTCATAATTAACGAAGAAATTATAATGCGTTTACTTGTTTAGTAAGACGTGATTTTGTACGGTTACCGTTGTTTTTGTGAAGGGCTCCGCGTTGAACAGCTTTGTCAACTTTCTTAACAGCTGTTTGAAGAGCTTCTTTAGCTCCTTCAGCGTCGTTGCTATTTACAAGTTTCTCTACACGTTTAACCGCTGTACGCATGTCAGATTTGAAAGCTGCATTAAGAGCGCGAGCATCCTCGTTTACACGTACACGTTTTTTCGCTGATTTAATGTTAGGCATGGTTTCACCTCCTAGGTAAAAACAAAAGACTCATTCATATCGAACAAGAGACATTTTACCAGAGCGGATAGGTGTTTTCAATAGTTATCTCATTCATGCTCTGTATTTTGCATACTTTATTCAAGAATGGGAGAAGATGGGCATAAGGAAGGTGAATGAAATGAACGATTTATTCGACTATACAATACGCACAGATCTAGCTTTAGAAGCTCAAGAAATGAATGTCAAAAACGACCCTTCGTCTTCTGACTCTGACGGGGTTGAAGTAGAAGAGAACGAGAAAAACGATATTAAAATCACCTATGTCACTGTAGACGAAGCAGGTGCGGAGCGAATCGGCAAAAAAGCAGGGCACTATATTACTCTCGAATCACAGGCCATTCGCAAGCAGGATACAGAGCTTCAGGCCAACCTGGCTAAAACTCTTTCCGGGCAGCTGCGTAAATTGCTTCTTGATACAGGAGTGAATGAAGAAGCTCGTGGGTTGATTGTTGGTCTGGGAAATCACAACGTTACACCTGATGCTTTGGGTCCTTTGGTTACCGAAAAAGTTCTTGTAACAAGTCACTTATTCGAATTGCATCCTGAGACCGTTGCAGATGGATATCGTCCGGTATCAGCTGTCACACCTGGTGTAATGGGAGTAACTGGAATTGAAACAAGTGACATGGTGCATGGGATCATTGAAGAAATCAAGCCTGATTTTGTAGTGGTTATCGATGCCCTTGCTTCTCGGTCGATCAGCCGAATCAATGCCACTATCCAGCTATCCGATACCGGTATCCATCCTGGGTCAGGTGTCGGGAACAAGCGTAAAGAGATCAGCAAAGAAACTTACGGAATTCCGGTTATTTCCATAGGTGTTCCTACTGTTGTCGATGCCGTGACCATCACAAGTGATACGATTGATTATGTGCTCAAACATTTTGGAAGGGAATGGAAAGAAAAAGACCGTCCTTCTAATGCTCTATCACCTGCTATCAATCCATTTGAGAGAAAAACGCTGACAGAAGAAGATCATCCATCGGAAGAACAGAGTAAGGCTGTCCTCGGTATGTTTGGTCAGCTGCAGGAAGCTGAAAAGAAACAGCTTATTAAAGAAGTACTTACCCCATTGGGGCACAACCTAATGGTAACGCCAAAAGAAGTGGACGGGTTTATTAAGGATATGGCTCATGTAATAGCGACAGGAATCAATGGGGCACTTCATCCCGGCGTCGAAGATGGAGAAGCTCAATCCTATTCAAGATAAGTAAATAAAATACTATAGAGTTGTTCTATTAAAATTCTCTCACTCATACGATTTACTAGATAGAGTTCGTATGAGGAGAGGATTTTTTAATGCCTAAGTATCAAAAATGGAAAGGTAAGCGCTCCAATCCTTTTAAGCTTTGGTCCAAATGGTTAGGTTTAACCGCAGTTATTTTACTTTTGCTGTTTATAGGCATTGGCATACTGACTGGCGCAAAAACCACCTACAGAATATATTCAGATACGATTCAAGAATGGACGACAAAATTGAAAGGAAGCTCGTTCATTTATTTATTTGAAATGGAAAACAGGCTTTTTGCGGATGCTCATCCTGAGGGAAATCAACTGCCTAGTTTTACTTCTTTATCATTCCAGTTATTGACAAGCCTGACACCGAATGACCCAAGAAGTCTATTAGGCAGAGAGATTCCGGGGCTTTATTCTTATAACAGTCAAATTATCATTGCCGGTAAAGGAACTGATTTCTCGAATCTTCCAATAGAGTCGGAGCCACCTTTAGATGTGGAGAACAAGGGAGAAAAAGGAGAAGTGCAAGAAAAACAAAAACAGCCTAGCGACAATACATTGGAAGACAAAGTATTTATTTATCAGACCCACAACACCGAATCCTTTTACCCTCATCTTCCGGACAAGTCTACGGCCTACGATGGAAAAGTAAATATCTCATTAGTAGGTGAAAGACTGGCTCAAAGCCTTGAGGAAAAAGGAATTGGAGCTACTGTGGACCAAACAGATGTAGCCAGTATTCTAAAGGAAAATGGTATGAAACATTATCAATCGTATGAAGCGATGAGACCTGTAGTGAAGGAAGCAATGACTCAAAATAAATCATTGACTTATTTCTTTGATTTGCATAGAGACAGTTTACCGAAAGATAAAACAACGATTACTATTAATGGGAAAGATTATGGCCGGACTATATTCGTTATTGGAGCAGAAAATGAAAATT
It contains:
- the holA gene encoding DNA polymerase III subunit delta, producing MGNPKQSHVFLLYGEESYLIQENKNKIIEKTLKKEDREFNISQYDLEETPIEDAITDAETFPFLGDGKVVIAYHPVFLKAKPDKLAFEHDTDAFLEYIENPADYTVLIVIAPYEKLDERKKIFKSLKKNAEIISCQPVKEWDMDKWVQTLASELNITIPEEIHELFAQEVGTNLMTLRKEMEKLALNVGEGGVVTKELAEQLLSHSAEASGLKLVDAVMEKNLARAIQIYKDLEKLSEEPIALTALLASQFRIISQAKVLKQKGYAQNQMRAYIKAHPYVIKMALKRERYFTSEELDRIMEELAETDYILKQGKMEKSLAFEMLLYRLIHIKQQKISI
- the gpr gene encoding GPR endopeptidase, producing the protein MNDLFDYTIRTDLALEAQEMNVKNDPSSSDSDGVEVEENEKNDIKITYVTVDEAGAERIGKKAGHYITLESQAIRKQDTELQANLAKTLSGQLRKLLLDTGVNEEARGLIVGLGNHNVTPDALGPLVTEKVLVTSHLFELHPETVADGYRPVSAVTPGVMGVTGIETSDMVHGIIEEIKPDFVVVIDALASRSISRINATIQLSDTGIHPGSGVGNKRKEISKETYGIPVISIGVPTVVDAVTITSDTIDYVLKHFGREWKEKDRPSNALSPAINPFERKTLTEEDHPSEEQSKAVLGMFGQLQEAEKKQLIKEVLTPLGHNLMVTPKEVDGFIKDMAHVIATGINGALHPGVEDGEAQSYSR
- the spoIIP gene encoding stage II sporulation protein P, giving the protein MPKYQKWKGKRSNPFKLWSKWLGLTAVILLLLFIGIGILTGAKTTYRIYSDTIQEWTTKLKGSSFIYLFEMENRLFADAHPEGNQLPSFTSLSFQLLTSLTPNDPRSLLGREIPGLYSYNSQIIIAGKGTDFSNLPIESEPPLDVENKGEKGEVQEKQKQPSDNTLEDKVFIYQTHNTESFYPHLPDKSTAYDGKVNISLVGERLAQSLEEKGIGATVDQTDVASILKENGMKHYQSYEAMRPVVKEAMTQNKSLTYFFDLHRDSLPKDKTTITINGKDYGRTIFVIGAENENYEENLKFASEMHKRLEEKYPGLSRGVITKKGSGVDGVYNQDISSNAILIEFGGVYNHLDELYRSADVMAEVFSDYYFEDEKVSAD
- a CDS encoding YqzM family protein, with product MNEFRKDIQSKTNDVIDSGLGFVFSFVFFFVIFFIGVVFSVIGQ
- the rpsT gene encoding 30S ribosomal protein S20; the encoded protein is MPNIKSAKKRVRVNEDARALNAAFKSDMRTAVKRVEKLVNSNDAEGAKEALQTAVKKVDKAVQRGALHKNNGNRTKSRLTKQVNAL